From a single Raphanus sativus cultivar WK10039 chromosome 3, ASM80110v3, whole genome shotgun sequence genomic region:
- the LOC108846175 gene encoding magnesium dechelatase SGR2, chloroplastic — translation MCSLATNLLFPSKMKPAFTEKQNTSSLFVTNKRSLMKNRSTVPVARLFGPAIFEASKLKVSFLGVDEKKHPSKLPRTYTLTHSDITAKLTLAISQSINNSQLQGWANRLFRDEVVAEWKKVKGKMSLHVHCHISGGHFLLDLIAKLRYYIFCKELPVVLKAFVHGDGNLLNSYPELQESPVWVYFHSNIPEYNKVECWGPLWEATQHNHDGNRTRKKCETLPELACPHECKCCFPSVSTIPWSHRHYQHGRGDENENFRGGELGISIPNSERLK, via the exons ATGTGTAGTTTGGCGACAAATCTCTTATTCCCATCAAAGATGAAACCAGCTTTTACAGAGAAACAGAACACTAGCTCACTCTTTGTTACAAATAAAAGATCCTTGATGAAGAACAGATCCACTGTTCCT GTTGCAAGATTATTTGGACCGGCGATTTTTGAAGCCTCCAAATTGAAAGTATCATTCTTAGGAGTAGATGAGAAGAAGCATCCATCAAAGCTCCCAAGAACTTACACTCTCACTCACAGTGACATAACAGCTAAGTTAACATTGGCCATTTCCCAATCTATCAATAATTCTCAG TTGCAGGGATGGGCTAATAGATTATTTCGGGACGAAGTAGTGGCCGAGTGGAAGAAAGTGAAGGGTAAAATGTCCCTTCACGTTCATTGCCACATTAGCGGAGGCCACTTTCTTTTGGATCTCATAGCGAAGCTTCGGTACTACATATTTTGCAAGGAATTACCGGTG gTACTGAAAGCTTTTGTTCATGGAGATGGGAACTTGTTGAACAGTTACCCTGAGCTACAAGAATCTCCTGTTTGGGTTTATTTCCACTCAAACATCCCCGAGTACAATAAGGTTGAATGTTGGGGGCCGCTTTGGGAGGCTACGCAGCACAATCACGATGGAAATAGAACACGCAAAAAATGTGAAACTCTCCCGGAGCTAGCGTGTCCCCACGAGTGCAAATGTTGCTTTCCGTCGGTTAGCACGATCCCATGGTCTCATCGTCATTATCAACATGGCAGAGGGGATGAGAATGAGAATTTCAGGGGTGGAGAGTTGGGAATATCTATCCCTAACTCTGAGAGATTGAAGTGA
- the LOC108847685 gene encoding cysteine-rich receptor-like protein kinase 45 → MAGTSFLDTVFRRKKKNSSDFITTGFLGSKSSFFLLSNFDFETIRAATDNFSHVIGRGGFGSVYKGRLQSGEEIAVKRFLGSSTRSERDFSNEVEILSKLKHKNLIHLLVSALNKNQRYLVYEFMPNSSLQSYISDPHRDSHQLSWEMCRNIVQGIARGLRYIHEESQLWVVHRDIKPSNILLDLEFKPKIAGFELARMMQQGESEGESTVIVGTIGFLDPEYMRTGRVSIKSDVYAFGVTILMIVESERAYSSGDQELLIEYVMRCWNRGEAIYVIHEVMREQEREDSISEILRYIHIALLCINENSETRPTIDKVLHWFSCFFTPLPEPTIGDRFLEEAETNLSFSPSLSPGYSSDMSPTSSR, encoded by the exons ATGGCCGGTACTTCGTTTCTTGATACCGTTTTtcgaagaaaaaagaagaactCTTCTGACTTCATCACTACTGGTTTCCTAGGCAGTAAGTCTTCGTTTTTTCTC CTTTCGAATTTTGACTTTGAAACCATTAGAGCTGCAACTGATAACTTCTCACATGTGATTGGTCGTGGCGGATTTGGTTCTGTCTACAAG GGTAGGCTTCAAAGTGGGGAAGAAATAGCAGTCAAGAGATTTCTTGGAAGTTCCACCAGAAGTGAGAGAGATTTTAGTAATGAAGTCGAGATTTTGTCAAAGCTAAAGCACAAAAATCTGATCCATCTTCTTGTTTCTGCTCTAAACAAGAACCAACGTTACCTTGTTTATGAGTTCATGCCTAACTCAAGCCTCCAAAGTTATATATCTG ATCCACATAGAGATTCTCATCAGCTAAGTTGGGAGATGTGTCGAAACATTGTCCAAGGCATAGCTCGAGGGCTACGTTACATTCATGAAGAATCCCAGTTATGGGTTGTTCACCGCGACATTAAACCTTCAAACATTCTAttggatttagaatttaaacCAAAGATCGCGGGGTTCGAATTGGCGAGGATGATGCAACAAGGTGAGAGTGAAGGAGAATCAACTGTAATTGTCGGTACCAT AGGGTTTTTAGATCCAGAGTACATGAGAACTGGTCGTGTTTCTATCAAATCCGATGTTTATGCCTTTGGAGTTACCATCCTGATGATTGTTGAATCCGA aaGAGCTTATAGTAGTGGGGACCAAGAATTACTAATTGAATAT GTTATGAGATGTTGGAACAGAGGAGAAGCCATTTATGTGATCCATGAAGTGATGAGAGAACAAGAAAGAGAAGATTCGATAAGCGAAATCTTGAGATACATTCACATTGCGTTGCTATGTATCAATGAAAATTCAGAGACAAGGCCGACTATAGATAAAGTTCTCCATTGGTTTAGTTGTTTCTTCACTCCTTTACCCGAACCAACAATTGGTGATCGATTTCTTGAAGAGGCAGAAACAAATCTGTCTTTTTCGCCATCTCTATCTCCAGGATATAGCTCTGATATGTCTCCTACGTCATCACGTTAG